Proteins encoded within one genomic window of Bradyrhizobium sp. AZCC 1719:
- the opgC gene encoding OpgC domain-containing protein: MHDRTATPKPLAGALPEPKGYGRDLRIDACRGIALWCIFLDHVPNNIGSWLTLRNYGFSDAAEVFMFVSGVTCALAYGKARRCGGWTGVIGRTLWRSWDIYVAFLLLTLACAIMVHLAGGGRLADESNTRILLEQPGVTLAHAAILQYRPVNTDVLPLFVLYHLLFAPLLWLLLRAPNATLGASLLLYALVHVFGWTIPAWPNNHWFFNPLAWQLPFVLGAWWIIEGGRFRPSVTSRTALVAAVLYLVFSLIIALSWSIKPLEAPVPQALLTLLYPMDKSNLDPLRLLHFLALAVLVIWVVPRDWRGLTTAVMRGAILCGQNSLPIYCLGVLLTFASHLALLDISEGLTMQIALSVGGVLAMIVAAMLLNLIKVKPRQQPHATPADLPVEQPTKLELVINLKTANALGVSAHAARPCRRGDRIKMLFAPVRESGCGADPVPAIAHAFGPPAKNVAQDVN; this comes from the coding sequence ATGCATGATCGAACTGCCACCCCGAAGCCATTGGCAGGCGCGCTGCCGGAGCCGAAAGGCTACGGCCGCGATCTGCGCATTGATGCCTGCCGCGGCATCGCGCTCTGGTGCATCTTTCTTGACCATGTCCCCAACAACATCGGGAGCTGGCTGACGCTGCGTAACTACGGCTTCAGCGATGCCGCGGAAGTGTTCATGTTCGTCTCGGGTGTGACCTGCGCGCTGGCCTACGGCAAAGCACGGCGGTGCGGGGGCTGGACCGGCGTGATCGGCCGAACGCTGTGGCGAAGCTGGGATATTTATGTCGCATTTCTGCTGCTCACGCTCGCCTGCGCCATCATGGTTCACCTCGCAGGCGGCGGCCGTCTTGCCGACGAGAGCAATACGCGCATTCTGTTGGAACAGCCGGGCGTGACGCTCGCGCACGCGGCGATCCTGCAATACCGCCCCGTCAACACCGACGTCTTGCCGCTGTTCGTGCTTTATCACCTTTTGTTCGCGCCGCTGCTGTGGCTGCTGCTGCGAGCACCGAACGCAACGCTCGGCGCGTCGCTGTTGCTTTACGCACTGGTGCACGTCTTCGGCTGGACCATCCCGGCATGGCCGAACAACCACTGGTTCTTCAATCCGCTGGCCTGGCAGCTGCCGTTTGTGCTTGGCGCGTGGTGGATCATCGAGGGCGGGAGATTCCGGCCGTCGGTGACCTCACGCACGGCGCTTGTGGCTGCCGTTCTCTATCTGGTGTTCAGCCTGATCATCGCATTGAGCTGGAGCATCAAACCGCTGGAAGCGCCGGTCCCGCAGGCGCTGCTGACGCTGCTTTACCCGATGGACAAATCGAATCTCGATCCATTGCGACTGCTGCATTTTTTGGCCCTTGCGGTTTTGGTGATATGGGTCGTGCCTCGCGATTGGCGAGGGCTGACGACGGCGGTGATGCGCGGCGCCATTCTCTGTGGCCAGAACTCGCTGCCAATCTACTGCCTCGGCGTTCTGCTGACGTTCGCCAGCCACCTTGCGCTGCTCGACATCTCGGAGGGGCTGACGATGCAGATCGCGCTCAGTGTTGGCGGCGTCCTGGCAATGATCGTGGCGGCGATGCTGCTGAACTTGATCAAGGTCAAACCCAGGCAGCAGCCGCACGCGACGCCCGCCGACCTGCCCGTCGAGCAGCCAACCAAGCTTGAGCTGGTCATCAATCTCAAGACAGCCAACGCGCTCGGCGTTTCCGCCCACGCTGCTCGCCCGTGCCGACGAGGTGATCGAATAAAGATGCTGTTTGCTCCGGTGCGCGAGTCCGGCTGCGGCGCTGATCCAGTGCCAGCAATCGCGCACGCCTTCGGGCCACCGGCGAAAAATGTGGCTCAGGACGTGAATTAG
- a CDS encoding response regulator transcription factor: MKVLIVDDHALIREALHAVLKQLKQEAVIFEASNSRQAMHIVEEHPDISLILLDINLPDRDGFSVLRELRDRYPTIAIIILSSSDDQDTVKRAFKLGALGFIPKTTKREVMLNAIKLVFSGGIYIPSEILEEATSPRPTNKLATRDTLKGLGLTDRQIEVLALLMKGKSNKVIAKTLNMAVPTVKNHITVVLKALGVTSRTEAVIKVGKMGWESSPKSES; encoded by the coding sequence ATGAAAGTTCTCATTGTCGACGACCATGCATTGATTCGCGAGGCGTTGCACGCTGTCCTGAAACAACTGAAGCAAGAAGCCGTCATATTTGAAGCTTCGAACAGCCGTCAGGCAATGCACATAGTCGAGGAACATCCCGACATCAGCCTCATTTTACTTGATATCAATTTGCCTGATCGAGATGGCTTCTCTGTCCTCCGCGAACTGCGAGACCGCTATCCGACCATTGCTATCATCATTCTTTCGTCCTCGGATGATCAAGACACAGTCAAGCGCGCTTTCAAACTTGGCGCTCTGGGTTTCATCCCGAAAACTACCAAACGAGAGGTCATGCTCAACGCCATTAAGTTAGTGTTCTCCGGCGGTATTTACATTCCCTCGGAAATTCTGGAGGAAGCAACGTCTCCGCGGCCTACAAATAAGCTAGCGACGCGCGACACTCTTAAGGGTCTCGGATTGACCGATCGGCAGATTGAAGTGCTTGCGCTCCTGATGAAGGGAAAAAGCAACAAGGTCATTGCCAAGACCCTCAATATGGCAGTGCCGACAGTGAAGAACCACATCACGGTCGTTCTCAAGGCGCTCGGCGTAACGAGCCGCACCGAGGCAGTAATAAAAGTAGGAAAAATGGGCTGGGAATCGTCGCCGAAATCTGAATCATAA
- a CDS encoding cation diffusion facilitator family transporter: protein MAHYRKPIAAAVGLNTGIFVVEAIAGYQASSLSLIMDSVHNLSDELALVCLYLAFIVARGPSQKLLRSANLFNSVGLIAVSGLLLWQAVERMWNPVPVHGFVPIIVGLAAAAANWGVARLLLEPSRNNAAIRLACIHNMGDVWVSLAPVVAGVLLLLTSYSFFDSLIAGAIAVWIIVTTGREVFESHEELIWPEKIVCGHPDHAESRAAES from the coding sequence ATGGCCCACTACCGAAAACCCATAGCTGCTGCGGTTGGACTCAACACCGGCATTTTCGTCGTTGAAGCGATCGCGGGCTATCAGGCTTCGAGCCTGAGCCTCATCATGGACAGCGTCCATAACCTGTCTGATGAACTGGCACTTGTCTGCCTTTACCTGGCATTCATCGTCGCCCGAGGGCCGTCCCAAAAGCTGCTGAGGAGCGCCAATCTCTTCAATTCAGTTGGCCTGATCGCAGTAAGCGGGTTGTTGTTGTGGCAGGCGGTCGAGCGTATGTGGAATCCCGTGCCCGTGCACGGGTTCGTCCCCATTATTGTCGGACTTGCTGCCGCTGCCGCGAATTGGGGCGTCGCCCGGCTACTGTTGGAACCGAGCCGTAACAATGCCGCCATCCGGCTCGCATGCATTCACAACATGGGTGACGTGTGGGTGTCGCTTGCACCGGTGGTGGCAGGGGTGCTCCTGCTCCTCACAAGCTATTCCTTTTTTGATTCTCTTATCGCAGGCGCCATCGCCGTCTGGATAATTGTGACTACGGGCCGTGAGGTATTCGAATCTCACGAGGAACTGATCTGGCCCGAAAAGATCGTTTGCGGTCATCCGGATCACGCTGAATCGCGTGCCGCCGAAAGTTAG
- a CDS encoding MASE1 domain-containing protein, whose amino-acid sequence MSDQRSLTPEVNFRRGISYAGGLVAIGVIYFALAKGGLALASIHPSATPIWPPTGVALAAVLLWGYRTWPAIFTAAVIANATTAGSVATAIAIATGNSLEAVVGAYLITRWSSGCNTFSTPNSVAKFALICFVIATPISASIGLTSLATAGYIEWTNFANAWVTWWLGDVTGALVIAPVIVLWASSHYHAFNRNQFLETVGVLATAAAVGLIAFSPLIEQTPSRDPLGFLAILPMLWAALRRGPRDTATVALVLSGITIWGTLTGGGPFTTADLNASFLLVLMFLISITVPSLLLSADVEVRKKGEKRLRRAQIELERKVAERTQELELANAAKSRFLAMASHDLRQPLHALGLFIAQLRTPLRSGERTRTIELVDATRKEMDEMFNSLLDMSRLDAGILTPKLTEFPIARLLQKIETTFDQATLAKGLRLRVRRSDSWVRSDAMLLERILLNLVSNAVRYTLRGGIIVGCRRRGEMLRIEVWDSGPGIPEDQKQNIFGEFFQLAAPERYRHGGLGLGLAIVDRLRLLLNHQIDLASTVGRGSRFAILVPMADECVTSTEPIDSPHPVAFAVEGRVILVIADAPIVQEGTGGLLGKWGYSVLTAGSDEAALIQLAERQQRPDLIISDYHLASGKTGIRAIEQINAAFGSSIPAILISGDTAPEPLRDAKDRGYILLHKPVDPMRLRAVMQELFMDHDDRRDTGPAL is encoded by the coding sequence ATGTCCGATCAACGATCACTTACGCCAGAGGTAAATTTCCGCCGAGGCATTAGCTATGCCGGCGGCCTGGTCGCAATTGGAGTGATCTATTTCGCCCTGGCAAAAGGCGGCCTTGCTCTCGCCTCTATTCATCCCAGTGCAACGCCAATTTGGCCACCGACGGGTGTCGCGCTGGCGGCGGTGCTGTTATGGGGATATCGGACTTGGCCCGCAATTTTCACGGCGGCGGTGATCGCCAATGCGACGACCGCCGGCTCGGTTGCCACCGCAATTGCGATTGCGACTGGTAATTCTCTTGAAGCGGTTGTTGGCGCTTACCTGATCACTCGATGGTCGAGCGGATGTAATACGTTTTCGACGCCAAATTCTGTCGCGAAGTTTGCTCTGATTTGCTTCGTGATCGCGACGCCGATCAGCGCCAGCATTGGACTGACCAGCCTGGCAACTGCCGGGTACATCGAATGGACGAATTTCGCGAACGCCTGGGTCACATGGTGGCTGGGAGATGTGACCGGCGCGCTGGTCATCGCTCCCGTTATCGTGCTTTGGGCATCAAGCCATTACCATGCCTTCAACCGCAATCAATTTTTGGAGACGGTCGGCGTCCTCGCAACAGCGGCGGCCGTTGGACTCATTGCTTTCAGTCCCCTGATCGAGCAAACGCCGAGCCGAGATCCGCTGGGTTTTCTTGCGATCCTGCCAATGTTGTGGGCGGCGCTGCGCCGCGGTCCACGTGACACCGCAACGGTTGCGCTGGTGCTTTCCGGAATCACGATTTGGGGGACACTCACGGGCGGCGGCCCCTTCACGACCGCGGATCTCAACGCTTCATTCCTGCTGGTGTTGATGTTCTTGATCAGTATTACCGTTCCAAGCTTGCTGTTGAGCGCCGACGTCGAGGTGCGCAAGAAGGGGGAGAAACGTCTGCGCCGCGCGCAGATCGAACTAGAACGGAAGGTCGCAGAGCGTACGCAAGAGCTTGAGCTCGCAAATGCAGCAAAATCGCGCTTTCTTGCCATGGCAAGCCATGATTTGCGGCAGCCATTACATGCACTAGGCTTGTTTATTGCACAGCTGCGCACGCCGCTCAGATCGGGGGAAAGGACAAGGACGATCGAGCTGGTCGATGCAACGCGCAAAGAAATGGATGAAATGTTCAATTCGCTCCTGGATATGTCCAGACTCGATGCTGGGATCCTTACACCCAAACTGACTGAATTCCCGATCGCGCGCCTGTTGCAAAAAATTGAGACGACGTTTGATCAGGCAACGCTAGCAAAGGGCTTGCGTCTACGCGTTAGGCGAAGTGACTCCTGGGTGAGGAGCGACGCCATGCTGCTCGAACGCATACTCCTCAACTTGGTATCCAATGCTGTGCGTTATACATTGCGCGGCGGGATCATTGTCGGCTGTCGTCGGCGCGGTGAAATGTTGCGTATCGAAGTATGGGATAGCGGTCCCGGCATTCCTGAGGATCAGAAGCAGAATATCTTTGGCGAGTTTTTTCAACTTGCTGCCCCAGAACGGTACCGGCACGGCGGCCTGGGGCTCGGCCTGGCTATTGTCGACAGGCTTCGCCTACTTCTCAACCATCAAATCGACTTAGCTTCGACTGTGGGCCGAGGTTCGCGATTCGCAATCCTGGTGCCGATGGCCGATGAATGCGTCACGTCCACCGAGCCCATCGACTCACCTCACCCCGTAGCCTTTGCGGTCGAAGGCAGGGTAATTCTTGTTATTGCCGATGCCCCAATTGTGCAGGAGGGAACGGGCGGATTGCTTGGCAAATGGGGATACTCCGTCCTTACCGCCGGATCCGACGAAGCGGCACTTATCCAACTTGCCGAGCGCCAACAACGCCCCGATCTTATAATCTCGGACTATCATCTTGCGAGCGGAAAGACGGGGATCCGAGCCATTGAACAAATCAATGCGGCGTTTGGTTCATCAATCCCAGCTATTCTCATCAGCGGCGATACGGCACCTGAACCATTACGTGACGCTAAGGATAGAGGATACATTTTACTGCACAAGCCTGTCGACCCAATGCGGCTCCGCGCTGTCATGCAAGAGCTCTTTATGGATCATGACGATAGGAGAGATACCGGGCCGGCTTTATGA
- a CDS encoding multidrug efflux RND transporter permease subunit, with translation MPSFFIDRPIFAWVVALFICLIGAISIPLLAVAQYPIIAPPSISISTSYPGASPENLYNSVTRLIEEELNGASGILNFESTSDSLGQVEIIANFVPGTETGAASVEVQNRLKRVEARLPRAVIQQGILVEEASSAVLQIITLNSSDGSLDEIGLGDFMIRNVLGEIRRIPGVGRATLYSTERSLRIWVDPAKLVGYGLTADDVNKAISAQNAQVASGSVGAEPSTPEQRISALVLVKGQLSSPDEFGAITLRANPDGSTVRLRDVARIEIGGLSYQFNTRLNGKPTAGLSVLLSPTGNALATASAVEAKMQELSKFFPANIGYEIPYNITPVVKASINKVLMTLVEAVVLVFIVMFLFLQNIRYTIIPTIVVPVALLGTCATLMAAGYSINMLTMFGMVLAVGILVDDAIVVVENVERIMAEEGLPPKEATRKAMSQITSAIIGITLVLMAVFVPMAFFPGSVGIIYRQFSVTMISAIAFSALLALSLTPALCATLLKPVEAGHGHARKGVFGWFNRVLETSRGGYSRTVQGSLKRTGRLMLIYAALLIGLGWAFVRLPGGFLPVDDQGFITTDVQTPSDSSYARTEAAVQAVEKYLLNRAGVEDVTFLTGFSFLGQGMNTAQAFITLRDWSERGKKDSAAAIVADVNRELSSIRDARISALQPPPIDNLGNSSGFSFRLQDRGQKGYPALVAASDRLIAEANASPILQKVYVEGLPPAPQVNLMIDREKAGAFGVTFEDINQTISTNLGSNYINDFPNRGRMQRVIVQADRASRMNADDILNYNVKNSRGQLVPFSAFATVQWSKGPTQIAGFNYYPAVRISGEAKPGFTSGDAIAEMERLANKLPRGFGFEWTGQSLQEKLSGSQAPFLLGLSVLVVFLLLAALYESWTIPLAVLLTVPLGICGAVIAATMRGLPNDVYFTVGLITIIGLAAKDAILIIEFAKDLRAQGKPLIEATVEACSLRFRPILMTGLAFVCGVLPMAIATGAGGASQQALGTSVMGGMIAVVILALLMVPVFFVSVQRVLAGDREKVEEVAGAEVAGPPAPVKS, from the coding sequence ATGCCCTCCTTCTTCATTGACCGGCCGATCTTCGCCTGGGTGGTCGCGCTTTTCATCTGCCTGATCGGCGCGATCTCGATCCCGTTGCTGGCGGTCGCGCAATATCCGATCATCGCACCGCCCTCGATTTCGATCTCGACCAGCTATCCCGGCGCGTCGCCGGAGAACCTCTACAACAGCGTCACGCGGCTGATCGAGGAGGAGCTCAACGGCGCCTCCGGCATCCTCAACTTCGAATCTACCTCCGACTCGCTGGGGCAGGTCGAGATCATCGCCAACTTCGTGCCCGGCACGGAGACGGGTGCGGCGTCGGTCGAAGTGCAGAACCGACTCAAGCGCGTCGAGGCGCGGCTTCCGCGCGCGGTGATCCAGCAGGGCATCCTGGTCGAGGAGGCCTCCTCTGCCGTGCTGCAGATCATTACGCTGAATTCGTCCGACGGCTCGCTCGACGAAATCGGCCTCGGCGATTTCATGATCCGCAACGTGCTCGGCGAGATCAGGCGCATTCCCGGCGTCGGCCGCGCCACGCTCTATTCCACCGAACGTTCGCTGCGGATCTGGGTCGATCCGGCCAAGCTGGTCGGCTACGGCCTCACTGCCGACGACGTCAACAAGGCGATCTCGGCGCAGAATGCCCAGGTCGCCTCGGGCAGCGTCGGCGCCGAGCCGAGCACGCCGGAGCAGAGGATTTCCGCGCTGGTGCTGGTCAAGGGTCAGCTCTCATCGCCGGATGAATTCGGCGCCATCACGCTGCGCGCCAATCCGGATGGATCGACGGTGCGGCTGCGCGACGTCGCCCGCATCGAGATTGGCGGCTTGAGCTACCAGTTCAACACGCGGCTCAACGGCAAGCCGACGGCGGGCCTTTCGGTGCTGCTGTCGCCGACCGGCAACGCGCTCGCCACCGCGAGCGCTGTCGAAGCCAAGATGCAGGAATTGTCAAAATTCTTTCCGGCCAATATCGGCTACGAAATCCCCTACAACATCACGCCCGTCGTCAAGGCCTCGATCAACAAGGTGTTGATGACGCTGGTGGAAGCGGTGGTGCTGGTCTTCATCGTGATGTTCCTGTTCCTGCAGAACATCCGCTACACCATCATCCCGACCATTGTGGTGCCGGTGGCGCTGCTCGGCACCTGTGCGACGCTGATGGCGGCCGGCTATTCCATCAACATGCTGACCATGTTCGGCATGGTTCTGGCGGTCGGCATTCTCGTCGACGATGCCATCGTCGTGGTCGAGAACGTCGAGCGGATCATGGCGGAAGAGGGCCTGCCGCCGAAGGAAGCGACCCGCAAGGCGATGTCGCAGATCACCAGCGCCATCATCGGCATCACGCTGGTGCTGATGGCCGTGTTCGTGCCGATGGCGTTCTTCCCGGGTTCGGTCGGCATCATCTATCGCCAGTTCTCGGTCACCATGATCTCGGCCATCGCTTTCTCCGCGCTGTTGGCGCTTTCGCTGACGCCGGCGCTGTGCGCGACGCTGTTGAAGCCGGTCGAGGCCGGCCACGGCCATGCGCGCAAGGGCGTGTTCGGCTGGTTCAACCGCGTGCTCGAGACGAGCCGTGGCGGCTATTCGCGCACCGTGCAGGGCTCGCTGAAGCGCACCGGGCGTTTGATGCTGATCTACGCCGCGCTGCTCATCGGCCTCGGCTGGGCCTTTGTCCGGCTGCCGGGCGGCTTCCTGCCGGTCGACGACCAGGGCTTCATCACGACGGACGTGCAGACGCCGTCCGACTCCTCCTACGCCCGAACCGAAGCGGCGGTCCAGGCCGTGGAGAAGTATCTGCTCAATCGCGCCGGCGTCGAGGACGTCACGTTCCTCACTGGCTTCAGCTTCCTCGGCCAGGGCATGAACACGGCCCAAGCCTTCATCACGCTGAGGGACTGGTCGGAACGGGGCAAAAAGGATTCCGCCGCCGCGATCGTCGCCGACGTCAACCGCGAGCTCTCGTCGATCCGCGACGCCAGGATCTCCGCGCTGCAGCCGCCGCCGATCGACAATCTCGGCAATTCCTCCGGCTTCTCGTTCCGCCTGCAGGACCGCGGCCAGAAGGGCTATCCGGCGCTGGTCGCCGCATCCGACCGGCTGATCGCTGAAGCCAACGCCAGCCCCATCCTGCAGAAGGTCTATGTCGAGGGCCTGCCGCCGGCGCCGCAGGTCAATCTTATGATCGACCGCGAAAAAGCCGGCGCGTTCGGCGTCACCTTCGAGGACATCAACCAGACGATTTCGACCAATCTCGGCTCGAACTATATCAACGACTTTCCGAACCGCGGCAGGATGCAGCGCGTGATCGTGCAGGCCGACCGCGCCAGCCGCATGAACGCCGACGACATCCTCAACTACAACGTCAAGAACAGCCGCGGTCAGTTGGTGCCGTTCTCCGCTTTCGCCACGGTCCAGTGGTCGAAGGGGCCGACCCAGATCGCGGGCTTCAACTATTATCCCGCCGTGCGAATCTCAGGCGAAGCCAAGCCCGGCTTCACCTCCGGCGATGCCATCGCAGAGATGGAGCGGCTGGCCAACAAGCTGCCGCGCGGCTTCGGTTTCGAATGGACCGGCCAGTCGCTGCAGGAAAAGCTGTCGGGATCGCAGGCGCCGTTCCTGCTCGGCCTCTCGGTGCTGGTGGTGTTCCTGCTGCTTGCTGCGCTCTATGAGAGCTGGACCATTCCGCTCGCGGTCTTGCTGACGGTGCCGCTCGGCATCTGCGGCGCGGTGATTGCCGCGACCATGCGGGGGCTACCGAACGACGTCTACTTCACCGTTGGCCTGATCACTATCATCGGCCTGGCGGCGAAAGACGCCATCCTCATCATCGAATTCGCCAAGGATCTGCGTGCGCAAGGTAAGCCGCTGATTGAAGCGACGGTCGAAGCCTGTTCGCTGCGCTTCCGCCCCATCCTGATGACGGGCTTGGCCTTCGTCTGCGGCGTGCTGCCGATGGCGATTGCGACGGGAGCCGGCGGCGCCAGCCAGCAGGCGCTCGGCACCAGCGTGATGGGTGGCATGATCGCGGTCGTGATCCTGGCGCTGTTGATGGTGCCGGTGTTCTTCGTCTCGGTGCAGCGCGTGCTGGCGGGGGACCGGGAGAAGGTGGAGGAGGTGGCCGGAGCCGAGGTGGCTGGCCCGCCGGCGCCGGTGAAGTCATAG
- a CDS encoding DUF1488 domain-containing protein translates to MTLTHGRFISYEYDRMVVLFSMLDGNREIPCAVSTSAMDELDGVVRMAAGQREGQFMRLRERIEACAADKYRATEFEGTPPGIVLRSIDFHSRRENFPRASD, encoded by the coding sequence ATGACGCTCACGCACGGACGCTTCATCAGTTACGAGTACGACAGGATGGTGGTGCTGTTCTCAATGCTCGACGGCAACAGGGAGATCCCTTGCGCGGTCTCGACCTCCGCCATGGATGAACTGGATGGTGTGGTGCGCATGGCAGCGGGCCAGCGTGAGGGGCAGTTCATGCGGTTGCGCGAGCGCATCGAGGCGTGCGCAGCCGACAAATATCGGGCGACGGAGTTCGAGGGCACGCCGCCCGGAATTGTCCTGCGCAGCATCGATTTCCACAGCCGACGCGAAAATTTTCCAAGAGCGTCGGACTAG